From a single Nothobranchius furzeri strain GRZ-AD chromosome 9, NfurGRZ-RIMD1, whole genome shotgun sequence genomic region:
- the LOC107381391 gene encoding rho family-interacting cell polarization regulator 1 isoform X2: MFTGSTKLPPTKTPQPERLDEVYTALRRGLQSYLQVHQLELDTLGQQIRENKKNSRLGSLYELDKQVKAIERFMRRLEFHLSKVEELYDAYCIQRRLRDGASKMVAAFNSATGSKEARESLSEANKGYREYTEHMCSLEGELESQMGEFHVKMKGLAGFARLCAGDQYEVLMRYGRQRWRLRGRVEVSNKQMWDSEEFTFLPLITELLSIKVTELKSLANHVVVGSVSCEMLDLFCPLPQTLAVDINDLGTVKLNLEVTWSPFDKDDQTSSASTVSKRLLSNQSPPDTPSMREQVFYSLLKRQGEMENGTVWSNSSESSDDSSSPALAHHTQRLTASNLLQTAPTTQLSLTPSKSSVSTPSLSSNQEEDETEGGDVFTQAEAVPNGHLQTSCSHSPAAESSSDCAGTDGASVQSEEISESPCPDRTTAALGLLADELSAEEQEAETEGDTIDVSEGHQEEQNKSYQSVQESKQTENVPTVSFPTSASFTQEVETALESFDFLNYSDLEEEDEEEDEPQQGSDKDKEEHGEKREEDQNKTEEKMEEEQQIVENLYSEGSDEEEADGLEFLMEAPEGFRNSDEDRLSESQESNIEDVQDLSQVEIPEDKAERLEEQRDDEEPSQDQQESPPSPS; the protein is encoded by the exons ATGTTCACTGGCTCCACCAAGCTGCCACCCACTAAAACCCCGCAGCCCGAGCGGCTGGACGAGGTCTACACCGCCTTACGTAGAGGCCTGCA GTCGTACCTGCAGGTCCACCAGCTGGAGCTGGACACTCTGGGGCAGCAGATCAGAGAAAACAAGAAGAACAGCCGCCTG GGGTCTTTGTATGAGTTGGATAAG CAAGTCAAAGCCATAGAGAGGTTCATGCGACGTTTGGAGTTCCACCTGAGCAAG GTTGAGGAGCTGTACGACGCTTACTGCATTCAGCGGCGACTGCGTGACGGAGCGAGTAAGATGGTGGCAGCGTTCAACTCCGCCACCGGCAGCAAGGAGGCTCGGGAGAGTCTGAGCGAAGCCAATAAAGGTTACAGGGAATATACAGAG CACATGTGCTCCCTGGAGGGCGAGCTGGagagccagatgggagagtttcaTGTCAAGATGAAGG GCTTGGCCGGATTCGCACGACTGTGTGCTGGTGATCAGTATGAG GTCCTCATGCGTTACGGCCGTCAGCGCTGGAGGCTACGAGGCCGGGTGGAAGTCAGCAACAAGCAGATGTGGGACAGCGAGGAGTTTACGTTCCTTCCTCTCATCACAGAACTTTTGTCAATAAAG GTGACGGAGCTGAAGAGCCTGGCTAATCACGTGGTGGTGGGCAGCGTGTCCTGTGAAATGCTCGATCTGTTCTGCCCGCTCCCGCAGACGCTTGCTGTAGACATCAACGACCTGGGGACGGTCAAACTGAACCTGGAGGTCACCTGGAG TCCGTTTGATAAGGATGACCAGACGTCCTCCGCCAGTACTGTTTCCAAGCGGCTGCTGTCCAATCAGAGCCCTCCTGACACGCCGTCCATGCGAGAGCAGGTCTTCTAC TCCCTGCTGAAGCGTCAGGGGGAGATGGAGAACGGGACCGTCTGGTCCAACTCCTCTGAGTCATCCGATGACTCCTCCAGCCCGGCGTTGGCTCATCACACTCAGAGGCTGACGGCCTCCAACTTGCTGCAGACAGCTCCCACCACTCAGCTGTCACTCACACCCAGCAAGTCCAGCGTGTCAACGCCGTCGCtctcgtccaaccaggaggaggacgAGACCGAAGGTGGGGACGTTTTCACACAGGCGGAGGCAGTGCCCAACGGGCACCTGCAGACTTCCTGCTCTCACAGCCCGGCTGCAGAGAGCAGCTCAGACTGTGCTGGGACTGACGGGGCTTccgtccaatcagaagaaatctctGAAAGCCCCTGTCCTGACAGGACCACTGCAGCTCTGGGGCTGTTGGCTGATGAATTGTCAGCAGAGGAGCAAGAAGCAGAAACAGAAGGGGACACTATCGATGTTTCAGAGGGACACCAGGAGGAACAAAACAAATCCTATCAGTCTGTTCAGGAGTCAAAACAAACGGAGAATGTCCCAACG GTCTCTTTCCCCACGTCAGCCAGTTTCACTCAGGAAGTGGAGACTGCCCTGGAAAGTTTCGACTTTCTCAACTATTCCGATCTAGAAGAAGAGGACGAGGAGGAAGATGAACCACAGCAGGGGAGCGACAAAGATAAAGAAGAACATGGTGAAAAACGTGAAGAGGACCAAAATAAAACAGAGGAGAAAATGGAAGAAGAGCAGCAGATTGTGGAGAATCTTTACTCTGAGGGGAG TGATGAGGAGGAAGCTGATGGTCTGGAGTTCCTTATGGAAGCTCCAGAGGGATTTAGGAATTCAGATGAGGACCGTTTATCTGAATCACAG GAATCAAACATTGAAGATGTTCAGGACTTGAGTCAGGTGGAAATTCCAGAGGATAAAGCTGAGCGACTCGAGGAGCAGCGAGACG ATGAGGAACCCTCACAGGATCAGCAGGAGTCTCCTCCCTCTCCCAGCTAG
- the LOC107381391 gene encoding rho family-interacting cell polarization regulator 1 isoform X1: MFTGSTKLPPTKTPQPERLDEVYTALRRGLQSYLQVHQLELDTLGQQIRENKKNSRLGSLYELDKQVKAIERFMRRLEFHLSKVEELYDAYCIQRRLRDGASKMVAAFNSATGSKEARESLSEANKGYREYTEHMCSLEGELESQMGEFHVKMKGLAGFARLCAGDQYEVLMRYGRQRWRLRGRVEVSNKQMWDSEEFTFLPLITELLSIKVTELKSLANHVVVGSVSCEMLDLFCPLPQTLAVDINDLGTVKLNLEVTWSPFDKDDQTSSASTVSKRLLSNQSPPDTPSMREQVFYSLLKRQGEMENGTVWSNSSESSDDSSSPALAHHTQRLTASNLLQTAPTTQLSLTPSKSSVSTPSLSSNQEEDETEGGDVFTQAEAVPNGHLQTSCSHSPAAESSSDCAGTDGASVQSEEISESPCPDRTTAALGLLADELSAEEQEAETEGDTIDVSEGHQEEQNKSYQSVQESKQTENVPTVSFPTSASFTQEVETALESFDFLNYSDLEEEDEEEDEPQQGSDKDKEEHGEKREEDQNKTEEKMEEEQQIVENLYSEGSSDEEEADGLEFLMEAPEGFRNSDEDRLSESQESNIEDVQDLSQVEIPEDKAERLEEQRDDEEPSQDQQESPPSPS; the protein is encoded by the exons ATGTTCACTGGCTCCACCAAGCTGCCACCCACTAAAACCCCGCAGCCCGAGCGGCTGGACGAGGTCTACACCGCCTTACGTAGAGGCCTGCA GTCGTACCTGCAGGTCCACCAGCTGGAGCTGGACACTCTGGGGCAGCAGATCAGAGAAAACAAGAAGAACAGCCGCCTG GGGTCTTTGTATGAGTTGGATAAG CAAGTCAAAGCCATAGAGAGGTTCATGCGACGTTTGGAGTTCCACCTGAGCAAG GTTGAGGAGCTGTACGACGCTTACTGCATTCAGCGGCGACTGCGTGACGGAGCGAGTAAGATGGTGGCAGCGTTCAACTCCGCCACCGGCAGCAAGGAGGCTCGGGAGAGTCTGAGCGAAGCCAATAAAGGTTACAGGGAATATACAGAG CACATGTGCTCCCTGGAGGGCGAGCTGGagagccagatgggagagtttcaTGTCAAGATGAAGG GCTTGGCCGGATTCGCACGACTGTGTGCTGGTGATCAGTATGAG GTCCTCATGCGTTACGGCCGTCAGCGCTGGAGGCTACGAGGCCGGGTGGAAGTCAGCAACAAGCAGATGTGGGACAGCGAGGAGTTTACGTTCCTTCCTCTCATCACAGAACTTTTGTCAATAAAG GTGACGGAGCTGAAGAGCCTGGCTAATCACGTGGTGGTGGGCAGCGTGTCCTGTGAAATGCTCGATCTGTTCTGCCCGCTCCCGCAGACGCTTGCTGTAGACATCAACGACCTGGGGACGGTCAAACTGAACCTGGAGGTCACCTGGAG TCCGTTTGATAAGGATGACCAGACGTCCTCCGCCAGTACTGTTTCCAAGCGGCTGCTGTCCAATCAGAGCCCTCCTGACACGCCGTCCATGCGAGAGCAGGTCTTCTAC TCCCTGCTGAAGCGTCAGGGGGAGATGGAGAACGGGACCGTCTGGTCCAACTCCTCTGAGTCATCCGATGACTCCTCCAGCCCGGCGTTGGCTCATCACACTCAGAGGCTGACGGCCTCCAACTTGCTGCAGACAGCTCCCACCACTCAGCTGTCACTCACACCCAGCAAGTCCAGCGTGTCAACGCCGTCGCtctcgtccaaccaggaggaggacgAGACCGAAGGTGGGGACGTTTTCACACAGGCGGAGGCAGTGCCCAACGGGCACCTGCAGACTTCCTGCTCTCACAGCCCGGCTGCAGAGAGCAGCTCAGACTGTGCTGGGACTGACGGGGCTTccgtccaatcagaagaaatctctGAAAGCCCCTGTCCTGACAGGACCACTGCAGCTCTGGGGCTGTTGGCTGATGAATTGTCAGCAGAGGAGCAAGAAGCAGAAACAGAAGGGGACACTATCGATGTTTCAGAGGGACACCAGGAGGAACAAAACAAATCCTATCAGTCTGTTCAGGAGTCAAAACAAACGGAGAATGTCCCAACG GTCTCTTTCCCCACGTCAGCCAGTTTCACTCAGGAAGTGGAGACTGCCCTGGAAAGTTTCGACTTTCTCAACTATTCCGATCTAGAAGAAGAGGACGAGGAGGAAGATGAACCACAGCAGGGGAGCGACAAAGATAAAGAAGAACATGGTGAAAAACGTGAAGAGGACCAAAATAAAACAGAGGAGAAAATGGAAGAAGAGCAGCAGATTGTGGAGAATCTTTACTCTGAGGGGAG CAGTGATGAGGAGGAAGCTGATGGTCTGGAGTTCCTTATGGAAGCTCCAGAGGGATTTAGGAATTCAGATGAGGACCGTTTATCTGAATCACAG GAATCAAACATTGAAGATGTTCAGGACTTGAGTCAGGTGGAAATTCCAGAGGATAAAGCTGAGCGACTCGAGGAGCAGCGAGACG ATGAGGAACCCTCACAGGATCAGCAGGAGTCTCCTCCCTCTCCCAGCTAG